The following proteins are encoded in a genomic region of Natrinema sp. DC36:
- a CDS encoding SDR family oxidoreductase, which yields MRLEDKTVVITGAASGIGRSTAERCAEEGARVIVTDIDTEGGRAVAEAIEDSGGDAEFHELDVTDSDQFHAVVDAVAEDDGLDVMVNNAGTGHPAGSLETLEDDVRDFVIDINVKGVWNGCHAALPHLKEQGHGAIVNVGSLASILGLPKQSAYSMSKGAVLNMTRAVASEAGPYGVRANTVCPGFTETSLLDQYLEDQEDPEKARERMIQQYPLKRLAEPEEIADAILFLASEESSFVNGHGLVVDGGFSA from the coding sequence ATGCGACTCGAAGACAAAACCGTAGTTATCACGGGTGCGGCGTCGGGGATCGGTCGGTCGACGGCCGAGCGCTGCGCCGAAGAAGGGGCACGCGTCATTGTGACCGACATCGACACCGAGGGCGGACGGGCGGTCGCCGAGGCCATCGAGGACTCCGGCGGCGACGCCGAGTTCCACGAACTCGACGTGACCGACAGCGATCAGTTCCACGCGGTGGTCGACGCGGTCGCCGAGGACGACGGACTGGACGTGATGGTCAACAACGCCGGGACCGGCCATCCGGCCGGTAGCCTCGAGACCCTCGAGGACGACGTCCGGGACTTCGTCATCGACATCAACGTCAAGGGCGTCTGGAACGGCTGTCACGCGGCGCTCCCCCACCTCAAGGAGCAGGGCCACGGCGCCATCGTCAACGTCGGCTCGCTGGCGAGCATCCTCGGGCTTCCGAAGCAGTCCGCCTACTCGATGAGCAAGGGCGCGGTTCTGAACATGACGCGAGCGGTCGCCTCGGAGGCCGGCCCGTACGGCGTCCGCGCGAACACGGTCTGTCCCGGCTTCACCGAGACCTCCCTGCTCGACCAGTATCTCGAGGATCAGGAGGATCCCGAGAAGGCTCGCGAGCGAATGATTCAGCAGTATCCGCTCAAACGCCTCGCCGAACCGGAGGAGATCGCGGACGCGATCCTCTTCCTGGCCAGCGAGGAGTCCTCGTTTGTCAACGGCCACGGACTCGTCGTCGACGGCGGCTTTTCGGCCTGA
- a CDS encoding MATE family efflux transporter produces MAELSGCVRTVWRRTLSLSWPLAVQQTFNTLMRTVDIVVTGLFSPAAVAAVGLADLYAQLPLRLGLGLGTGAIALSSQETGRGVVSTRDRSITQAFIIGFLAGLPLLLVGLTLSGPLIALLGAEPAVVDMGGQYLALVFAAAPMRIVGLIGARSLQGTGDTRTPMVVNGGANVINIAATVGLGLGLGPFPNLGIVGVGLATAVSRTIEAVAITAAVASPRTTPSFARPRSLTITRQLVAVSLPNVAEGLSTSLANFPFNALLLTFGTDVTAAYHISRRVYQQFSGPLYRSYSVAASIIVGQLLGEGDPDEARFAGLAITALSVLTLGLAAVVLVAGARPIARLFTGDPATLEHAAAFTRAFGVSMPFFGLFFPLSGSLRGAGDTRTPFYARLTGTTLFLLGFSYLAGVTLGYGLLGVYAGIVLSYAWWALVVGLGFLWGDWAAGAAAMMAERAEQPE; encoded by the coding sequence ATGGCCGAGCTCAGCGGTTGCGTCCGGACCGTCTGGCGGCGGACCCTCTCGCTCTCGTGGCCACTCGCCGTCCAGCAGACGTTCAACACGCTGATGCGGACGGTCGACATCGTCGTCACCGGCCTGTTCTCGCCGGCGGCCGTCGCCGCGGTCGGGCTAGCCGATCTCTACGCCCAGCTCCCGCTGCGGCTCGGGCTCGGGCTCGGAACCGGCGCGATCGCCCTCTCGAGTCAGGAGACGGGACGGGGTGTGGTATCGACCCGTGACCGGTCGATCACCCAGGCGTTTATCATCGGATTTCTGGCGGGCCTGCCGCTCCTGCTCGTCGGATTGACGCTGTCGGGTCCGCTGATCGCCCTGCTCGGGGCCGAACCCGCGGTGGTCGACATGGGCGGTCAGTACCTCGCGCTCGTCTTCGCGGCTGCGCCGATGCGTATCGTCGGCCTGATCGGCGCGCGGTCGTTACAGGGGACCGGCGACACGCGGACGCCGATGGTGGTCAACGGCGGCGCGAACGTCATCAATATCGCGGCGACGGTCGGCCTGGGGCTCGGACTCGGCCCGTTCCCGAATCTGGGCATCGTCGGCGTCGGGCTGGCCACGGCGGTCAGCCGGACGATCGAGGCCGTCGCGATCACGGCCGCGGTTGCCAGCCCACGGACGACTCCCTCGTTCGCGCGACCGCGTAGCCTAACCATTACGCGCCAGCTCGTGGCGGTCAGCCTGCCGAACGTCGCGGAGGGACTGAGCACGTCGCTCGCGAACTTCCCGTTCAACGCGCTCCTGTTGACCTTCGGGACCGACGTAACGGCCGCCTATCACATCAGTCGGCGGGTCTATCAACAGTTCAGCGGACCGCTATACCGCTCGTACAGCGTCGCCGCGAGCATCATCGTCGGTCAGCTGCTCGGGGAGGGGGACCCCGACGAGGCGCGATTCGCGGGGCTGGCGATCACGGCGCTCAGCGTGCTCACGCTCGGACTCGCCGCCGTGGTCCTGGTCGCCGGCGCGAGACCGATCGCTCGACTGTTCACGGGCGATCCCGCCACGCTCGAGCACGCGGCCGCCTTCACTCGCGCCTTCGGCGTCTCGATGCCGTTCTTCGGGCTGTTCTTTCCGCTGTCGGGCAGTCTCCGCGGCGCGGGCGATACGCGGACGCCGTTTTACGCCCGGTTGACCGGGACCACCCTGTTTCTGCTCGGCTTCTCGTACCTCGCCGGAGTCACGCTCGGCTACGGACTCCTCGGCGTGTACGCCGGCATCGTGCTCAGCTACGCGTGGTGGGCCCTCGTCGTCGGGCTGGGGTTCCTGTGGGGTGACTGGGCGGCCGGTGCGGCGGCGATGATGGCCGAACGAGCGGAGCAACCCGAGTAA
- a CDS encoding IclR family transcriptional regulator has protein sequence MATTGTDGGARIEAVVKTLDVLEALWQAEGAGVTDLTERTGLAKSTVHAHLTTLRSKGYVVQKGDEYRLSLRFLSFGEHVKHAEPLYAASDGPIDKFADETGERVLCSTHQNGLGTVINIGEGPRSFTSDIDIGTHTYLHNSAGGKAMLAHFSEERVDEIIDEWGLPAFSEKTITDRETLSEELETVRDEGVAYTRGEYLPGINAIGAPILDPDGTVYGAVSVAGPQHQLENKWEKTDFQDQLLSTANTIEVNMMFS, from the coding sequence ATGGCAACAACAGGCACTGACGGGGGGGCGCGGATCGAAGCGGTGGTCAAAACGCTCGACGTGCTCGAGGCGCTGTGGCAGGCTGAGGGGGCCGGTGTGACGGATCTCACCGAGCGAACGGGGCTGGCGAAGAGTACGGTCCACGCCCATCTGACGACGCTGCGCTCGAAAGGGTACGTGGTCCAGAAAGGTGACGAATACCGGTTGAGTCTGCGGTTTCTTTCCTTCGGCGAACACGTCAAACACGCCGAACCGCTGTACGCGGCGTCCGATGGGCCAATCGACAAGTTCGCGGACGAAACGGGGGAACGAGTGCTCTGTTCGACACACCAGAACGGACTCGGAACGGTCATTAACATCGGCGAGGGGCCTCGGTCGTTCACGAGCGATATCGACATCGGGACGCACACCTACCTCCACAATTCGGCCGGCGGGAAGGCCATGCTCGCACACTTCTCCGAGGAACGCGTCGACGAGATCATCGACGAGTGGGGACTCCCCGCGTTCTCCGAGAAGACGATCACCGACCGAGAGACGCTCTCCGAGGAACTCGAAACGGTTCGCGACGAGGGCGTCGCGTACACTCGCGGGGAGTACCTGCCCGGAATCAATGCGATCGGCGCGCCGATACTGGACCCCGACGGGACCGTCTACGGGGCCGTCAGCGTCGCCGGACCACAACACCAGCTCGAGAACAAATGGGAAAAGACCGACTTCCAGGATCAGCTACTGTCGACGGCGAACACGATCGAAGTGAATATGATGTTCTCGTAG
- a CDS encoding acyl-CoA dehydrogenase family protein, with product MDFSEPSEAVQIRKALDDFIDQEVAPLENEYDQFLGADYEKEIVDDDHRQVPEYRNIVEQIRQKSVEAGFYGMTMPEEVGGGDIDILTRAIVGEHMSNRPPGFHSAIFGGAGGPTPILLECDEDQREEYLEPLMDGEITTCFALTEPGHGSDAHHMDTSAEKDGDEWVINGQKCFITNGPYADFTMVFARTSGEDGDLEGITCFLVDDDNPGFEVGTIHRAMGMTPGTHSELYFNDCRVGEDQVLGEVGHGFQAAMSWIGGGRINIAAGSVGTAQFLLDMSVEYARNRETFDKPIGHRQGVSFQLAELATDIEQVRQLYRYAAWKMDNGERARKEESMAKLRGAKLANDAADIAMQVHGGAGYMKELPIERNYRSARVFRIFEGTDEIQKRTIARELI from the coding sequence ATGGACTTTAGCGAACCGTCCGAAGCCGTACAGATCAGGAAGGCCCTCGACGACTTTATCGACCAGGAAGTCGCGCCGCTCGAGAACGAGTACGATCAGTTCCTCGGCGCGGACTACGAGAAGGAGATCGTCGACGACGACCATCGACAGGTCCCCGAGTACCGAAATATCGTCGAACAGATTCGACAGAAATCGGTCGAAGCGGGCTTCTACGGGATGACGATGCCCGAGGAGGTCGGCGGCGGCGACATCGACATTCTCACGCGCGCCATCGTCGGGGAGCACATGTCGAACCGGCCGCCGGGCTTCCACAGCGCCATCTTCGGCGGGGCCGGCGGACCGACGCCCATCCTGCTCGAGTGCGACGAGGACCAGCGCGAGGAGTACCTCGAGCCGCTTATGGACGGCGAGATCACTACTTGCTTCGCGCTCACCGAGCCGGGTCACGGCAGCGACGCCCACCACATGGATACCAGCGCCGAGAAGGACGGGGACGAGTGGGTCATCAACGGACAAAAGTGTTTCATCACGAACGGCCCCTACGCCGACTTCACGATGGTGTTCGCACGGACGAGCGGCGAGGACGGTGACCTCGAGGGGATCACGTGCTTCCTCGTCGACGACGACAACCCCGGCTTCGAGGTCGGCACGATCCACCGCGCGATGGGGATGACGCCCGGAACCCACTCCGAACTCTACTTCAACGACTGTCGGGTCGGCGAAGACCAGGTACTCGGCGAGGTCGGCCACGGATTCCAGGCGGCGATGAGTTGGATCGGCGGCGGGCGGATCAACATCGCCGCGGGCTCGGTCGGCACCGCGCAGTTCCTGCTCGACATGTCCGTCGAGTACGCGCGCAACCGGGAGACGTTCGACAAACCGATCGGCCACCGGCAGGGGGTCTCCTTCCAGCTCGCCGAACTCGCGACGGACATCGAACAGGTCCGCCAGCTCTACCGGTACGCGGCCTGGAAGATGGATAACGGCGAACGCGCGCGCAAAGAGGAGTCGATGGCGAAGCTCCGGGGCGCGAAACTCGCCAACGACGCGGCCGACATCGCGATGCAGGTCCACGGCGGCGCCGGCTACATGAAGGAGCTCCCGATCGAGCGCAACTATCGCTCGGCCCGCGTCTTCCGCATCTTCGAGGGGACCGACGAGATCCAGAAGCGGACGATCGCTCGGGAACTCATCTAA
- a CDS encoding MBL fold metallo-hydrolase, whose protein sequence is MDDSTERGPEAAPTRVTRLDFDIEWPPKHAAAYLLEEPALTLIDTGDPEAPAEATIREELAAKGYDPADVEAVVVTHPHSDHIGQVPLLREAGATVYAPRPVLEQLEREPDDLAAGVRQIGRSAGYHGEAIEREVERARSSLERNRRLLAPEETVPFEFGEPFVVAGREFEAVHTPGHQIHHASLATELNGERALFSGDALIEPFRPGAIHVGLDFGAYEAVDAFHAAMDRLEGRTVDRVFPGHGPIFTEYERAIDTTRSSLEELTGETFEAVAAVGPATPVEITRNRTGEFRHPAQLLDTLGALGTLETRDRIEYEDRDGVRYYSVRKASP, encoded by the coding sequence ATGGACGACTCGACGGAGCGGGGACCCGAGGCCGCGCCGACCCGCGTCACGCGGCTCGACTTCGACATCGAGTGGCCGCCGAAACACGCCGCGGCGTACCTGCTCGAGGAGCCGGCGCTCACCCTGATCGACACCGGCGATCCGGAGGCGCCTGCAGAAGCGACGATCCGAGAGGAACTGGCCGCAAAGGGGTACGACCCCGCCGACGTCGAGGCGGTCGTCGTCACGCACCCGCACAGCGACCACATCGGCCAGGTCCCGTTGCTGCGCGAGGCCGGTGCGACGGTGTACGCCCCCCGGCCGGTCCTCGAGCAACTCGAGCGCGAACCCGACGATCTCGCGGCGGGTGTTCGCCAGATCGGCCGGTCCGCGGGCTACCACGGCGAAGCGATCGAGCGGGAGGTCGAGCGCGCCAGGTCCTCCCTCGAGCGCAACCGCCGGTTGCTCGCGCCCGAGGAGACCGTCCCGTTCGAATTCGGCGAGCCGTTCGTCGTCGCGGGCCGCGAGTTCGAGGCCGTCCACACGCCCGGCCACCAGATCCACCACGCGAGCCTCGCGACGGAGCTGAACGGCGAGCGCGCCCTGTTCAGCGGCGACGCGCTCATCGAGCCGTTCCGACCCGGCGCGATCCACGTCGGCCTCGATTTCGGGGCCTACGAGGCCGTCGACGCCTTCCACGCCGCGATGGACCGACTCGAGGGGCGGACCGTCGATCGCGTCTTCCCCGGGCACGGCCCGATCTTCACCGAGTACGAGCGCGCGATCGACACCACTCGATCCTCGCTCGAGGAGCTGACGGGGGAGACGTTCGAAGCGGTCGCGGCCGTCGGGCCCGCGACGCCGGTCGAAATTACCCGGAACCGCACTGGTGAGTTCCGCCATCCGGCCCAGTTGCTCGACACGCTCGGCGCGCTCGGCACGCTCGAGACGCGAGACAGGATCGAGTACGAGGACCGCGACGGCGTCCGCTACTACTCGGTCAGAAAGGCCTCGCCGTGA
- a CDS encoding TIGR03617 family F420-dependent LLM class oxidoreductase has translation MSDLRIDAMVPGLSTDSGAAAARAETLGFDGVWTPEMDNDAFLPHPLIADRTNTIQQGTRIALSFTRSPMALAYAAWDLAQYTDGRFTLGIGTQVKGHNERRFSVDWASPGPRLREVVESLRHIFDVFQGEAELDYDGEHYSFSLMTDNFNPGPIDHPDVPIYIAGVNEYNIRLAGELCDGLAMHPFNTPGYTDEVIAPTVAEGADREDRSLEDVSLSASPFVVTGDTEEERERSRAEVRRRIAFYGSTRTYHDVLAHHGWRSVGEELHDLSRDQRWEEMTDLVTDEMVATFAIEAPPEELLSQAEAVYGGIADRVVLPLDHGEAFLTE, from the coding sequence ATGTCAGATCTTCGCATTGACGCGATGGTGCCCGGACTGTCGACCGACTCCGGCGCGGCCGCCGCACGCGCCGAAACCCTCGGATTCGACGGCGTCTGGACGCCCGAGATGGACAACGACGCCTTTCTCCCCCACCCGCTGATCGCGGATCGGACGAACACGATCCAGCAGGGGACGCGCATCGCGCTGTCGTTTACCCGCAGTCCGATGGCGCTCGCGTACGCCGCGTGGGACCTCGCGCAGTATACCGACGGCCGGTTCACGCTCGGAATCGGCACGCAGGTCAAGGGCCACAACGAGCGCCGATTCAGCGTGGACTGGGCGTCGCCGGGACCCCGACTGCGGGAGGTCGTCGAGTCCCTCCGGCACATCTTCGACGTCTTCCAGGGCGAGGCCGAACTGGACTACGACGGCGAGCACTACTCGTTTTCGCTCATGACGGACAACTTCAATCCGGGACCGATCGACCATCCCGACGTCCCGATTTACATCGCGGGCGTCAACGAGTACAACATCCGGCTCGCGGGCGAACTCTGCGACGGGCTGGCGATGCACCCGTTCAACACCCCCGGCTACACGGACGAGGTCATCGCACCGACCGTCGCCGAGGGGGCCGACCGCGAGGACCGCTCGCTCGAGGACGTGTCGCTCTCCGCGAGCCCGTTCGTCGTGACGGGCGACACCGAGGAGGAACGCGAGCGATCGCGGGCGGAGGTGCGCCGACGCATCGCCTTCTACGGCAGCACCCGGACCTACCACGACGTGCTCGCCCACCACGGCTGGCGCTCCGTCGGCGAGGAGCTACACGACCTCTCGAGGGACCAGCGCTGGGAGGAGATGACCGACCTCGTCACCGACGAGATGGTGGCGACGTTCGCGATCGAAGCGCCGCCCGAAGAGTTACTCTCTCAGGCCGAGGCCGTCTACGGCGGCATCGCCGATCGGGTCGTCCTCCCGCTCGATCACGGCGAGGCCTTTCTGACCGAGTAG
- a CDS encoding D-2-hydroxyacid dehydrogenase has translation MRVIVTPYVLSGGGKILTDEIRERRPDIDLEHVEDEDELLGAVDDADVLVTHRLPDDVLEAAADLEWVQALSAGTDFFDHDALADHGVALTSVSGIHAKPIGQQVLGYLLHFERCFDRAVAQQHRREWDRYTGGELGDRTVGIVGVGAIGSKVADYCRPFDARVIGTKRDPTDAPDSVDEIYGTDGLESVLARSDYLVLACPLTDETRGLIDADALAALSDDAVLVNIARGGVVDQSALVDALEADELGGAALDVFEEEPLPEESPLWDRDDVLVTPHMAGSTPHYWERCADVFLRNYDRFREGEGLENRVV, from the coding sequence GTGCGAGTCATCGTCACACCGTACGTTCTCTCGGGCGGCGGGAAGATCCTGACCGACGAGATCCGCGAGCGCCGGCCCGATATCGACCTCGAGCACGTCGAAGACGAGGACGAACTGCTCGGGGCCGTCGACGACGCCGACGTGCTCGTCACGCATCGGCTGCCGGACGACGTGCTCGAGGCGGCCGCCGATCTCGAGTGGGTGCAGGCGCTCAGCGCTGGCACCGATTTCTTCGACCACGACGCGCTGGCCGACCACGGCGTGGCGCTAACGAGCGTCTCGGGGATCCACGCGAAACCGATCGGGCAGCAGGTGCTCGGCTACCTGCTCCACTTCGAGCGGTGCTTCGATCGCGCGGTCGCACAACAGCACCGCCGGGAGTGGGACCGGTACACGGGCGGCGAACTCGGCGATCGGACGGTCGGCATCGTCGGCGTCGGCGCGATCGGCTCGAAAGTCGCCGACTACTGCCGGCCGTTCGACGCCCGCGTGATCGGAACCAAACGGGATCCGACCGACGCGCCCGACAGCGTCGACGAGATCTACGGCACTGACGGGCTCGAGTCGGTCCTGGCCCGGAGCGACTACCTCGTGCTCGCCTGTCCGCTGACCGACGAAACGCGGGGGCTGATCGACGCCGACGCGCTGGCGGCGCTCTCGGACGACGCCGTACTCGTCAACATCGCCCGCGGCGGCGTCGTCGACCAGTCCGCGCTCGTCGACGCGCTCGAGGCCGACGAACTCGGCGGGGCGGCGCTGGACGTCTTCGAGGAGGAGCCCCTGCCCGAGGAGTCGCCGCTGTGGGACCGCGACGACGTGCTGGTGACGCCGCACATGGCCGGCAGTACCCCCCACTACTGGGAGCGCTGCGCCGACGTTTTCCTGCGAAACTACGATCGGTTCCGCGAGGGCGAGGGCCTCGAGAACCGCGTCGTCTGA
- a CDS encoding AMP-binding protein: MDLASVSKDSREGNVARLHDETARLHGDAQAIEYHGQTLTHDDLKTESSRFAGGLADLGIEPGDVLLQYLPNCPPYLLGALGAFKAGVIVSPVNPQYRKRELTYQLEDTDASAVLTHEALEPFLEEALAEIEWDPVVISVGTETDEFRAFDDVRGEATFVERADDDVALLPYTSGTTGKPKGVQLTHRNFRAQTFSVLSQEQALEDEDVRSLVWLPLYHITGFTHTAWQPLIRGGSVYLRSAANWDGDAAMELIEEEGITHYVGVTAMYVDMINSEHFGEYDLTSLESAGEGGAKMSIAVQEEFEETAGVEMSEGYGLTETNGATHSQSGSTFGLRHGTIGQPTRMTEAIIVDGSGETVGIGEEGELLVRGPQVMKGYHNMPEATEEAFTEDGFFRTGDIARRDADNYYEIVDRKKHMINSAGYNIYPSELEELLAEHEAVAEGAVVGIPDERRNEVPKAYVVTVPNVEPGVDVTEEEIKEYFLDNVASYKHPREVEFIDELPRTTSGKIQKYRLEDREESEDQ, encoded by the coding sequence ATGGACTTGGCAAGTGTTAGCAAGGATTCCAGAGAGGGGAACGTCGCGCGACTCCACGACGAGACCGCCCGGCTCCACGGTGACGCGCAGGCGATCGAGTATCATGGACAAACGCTCACCCACGACGATCTCAAGACCGAGAGCTCGCGCTTTGCCGGTGGACTGGCCGACCTCGGGATCGAACCCGGCGACGTCCTCCTGCAGTACCTGCCGAACTGCCCGCCGTACCTGCTCGGCGCGCTCGGCGCGTTCAAGGCCGGCGTGATCGTCTCGCCGGTCAATCCCCAGTACCGCAAGCGGGAGCTGACCTATCAGCTCGAGGATACCGACGCGTCGGCCGTACTCACCCACGAGGCGTTAGAGCCCTTCCTCGAGGAGGCGCTCGCCGAAATCGAGTGGGATCCGGTCGTCATCTCGGTCGGCACCGAGACCGACGAGTTCCGCGCCTTCGACGACGTCCGCGGCGAGGCAACGTTCGTCGAGCGCGCCGACGACGATGTGGCGCTGTTGCCCTACACCTCGGGGACGACGGGGAAACCGAAGGGGGTCCAGCTCACACACCGCAACTTCCGCGCGCAGACGTTCTCGGTCCTCTCCCAGGAGCAGGCGCTCGAGGACGAAGACGTCAGGAGCCTCGTCTGGCTGCCGCTGTACCACATCACCGGCTTCACCCACACCGCGTGGCAGCCGCTGATTCGCGGCGGCAGCGTCTACCTCCGGAGTGCGGCCAACTGGGACGGCGACGCCGCCATGGAACTGATCGAGGAGGAGGGAATCACCCACTACGTCGGCGTCACCGCGATGTACGTCGACATGATCAACAGCGAGCACTTCGGCGAGTACGACCTCACCAGCCTCGAGTCGGCCGGCGAGGGCGGTGCGAAGATGTCCATCGCGGTCCAGGAGGAGTTCGAGGAGACCGCCGGCGTCGAGATGAGCGAGGGGTACGGGCTCACGGAGACGAACGGCGCGACCCACTCCCAGAGCGGTTCGACGTTCGGCCTGCGCCACGGAACGATCGGGCAGCCGACGCGGATGACCGAGGCGATCATCGTCGACGGCAGCGGCGAGACCGTCGGCATCGGCGAGGAAGGGGAGCTCCTCGTCCGCGGCCCGCAGGTGATGAAGGGCTATCACAACATGCCCGAGGCGACCGAGGAGGCGTTCACCGAGGACGGCTTCTTCCGCACCGGCGACATCGCCCGCCGGGACGCGGACAACTACTACGAGATCGTCGACCGGAAGAAGCACATGATCAACTCCGCCGGCTACAACATCTACCCGAGCGAACTCGAGGAACTCCTCGCCGAACACGAGGCCGTCGCCGAGGGCGCGGTGGTGGGGATCCCCGACGAGCGCCGGAACGAGGTCCCGAAGGCCTACGTCGTCACCGTCCCGAACGTCGAGCCCGGCGTCGACGTCACGGAAGAGGAGATCAAGGAGTACTTCCTCGACAACGTCGCCTCCTACAAACACCCCCGCGAGGTCGAGTTCATCGACGAACTCCCGCGGACGACCTCGGGGAAGATTCAGAAGTACAGGCTCGAAGACCGTGAGGAATCGGAGGATCAGTAA
- a CDS encoding acetyl-CoA acetyltransferase, protein MAEPILAGVAESELGETPDRNWLDNAAIATVRALEDAGCSLADVDGVAVAGGNDYMPALVLSEYLDLDEPSFLEGTEIGGSSFEHFCGHVRDAMTRGEADVVVVAYGSTGKTGPGRDRSLEETHPVDGFVRPTGLFRPPGAYAMAARRHMHEYGTTEEQLAEVAVSTREWASMNPKAAQQDPITVDDVLESRQIAEPFNLLDCCLVSDGGGAVVLVSEEKARELGVPEIAVAGVASTSTHRQDISEMPDMTTTGAAVTGPNAFAQAGITHDDVDVAEIYDSFTYTALVTLEDLGFCEKGAGGEFVSGGTTAPGGELPMNTQGGGLSYCHPGHFGIFVLIEAARQLRGDYEGDRQVDDAEVAVAHGTGGLLSSSSTVVLRREA, encoded by the coding sequence GTGGCTGAACCGATCCTTGCGGGCGTCGCCGAGAGCGAACTCGGCGAGACGCCCGACCGGAACTGGCTCGATAACGCGGCGATCGCGACCGTTCGCGCGCTCGAGGACGCCGGCTGCTCCCTCGCGGACGTCGACGGCGTCGCGGTCGCGGGCGGTAACGACTACATGCCCGCGCTGGTACTCTCGGAGTACCTCGATCTGGACGAACCCTCGTTCCTCGAGGGGACCGAGATCGGCGGCTCGTCGTTCGAGCACTTCTGCGGGCACGTTCGCGACGCGATGACCCGCGGCGAGGCCGACGTGGTGGTCGTCGCCTACGGCTCGACGGGCAAGACCGGCCCCGGTCGGGATCGGTCGCTCGAGGAGACGCATCCCGTCGACGGCTTCGTCCGCCCGACGGGGCTGTTCCGGCCGCCGGGGGCCTACGCGATGGCCGCTCGCCGGCACATGCACGAGTACGGGACGACCGAAGAGCAGCTCGCGGAGGTCGCCGTCTCGACCCGCGAGTGGGCATCGATGAACCCCAAAGCGGCGCAGCAGGATCCGATTACTGTCGACGACGTCCTCGAGTCTCGACAGATCGCCGAGCCGTTCAACTTGCTGGACTGCTGTCTCGTCTCGGACGGCGGTGGCGCGGTCGTCCTCGTGAGCGAGGAAAAGGCCCGGGAACTCGGCGTGCCGGAAATCGCCGTCGCGGGCGTCGCCTCGACGAGTACCCACCGTCAGGATATCAGCGAGATGCCCGACATGACGACCACCGGTGCGGCGGTAACGGGACCGAACGCGTTCGCGCAAGCGGGAATTACCCACGACGACGTCGACGTCGCCGAAATATACGACTCGTTTACCTACACCGCCTTAGTCACCCTCGAGGATCTGGGCTTCTGCGAGAAGGGAGCGGGCGGCGAGTTCGTCTCGGGCGGGACGACCGCCCCCGGCGGCGAGTTGCCGATGAACACGCAGGGTGGCGGGCTCTCCTACTGCCATCCCGGTCATTTCGGGATCTTCGTCCTCATCGAGGCCGCGCGCCAGCTCCGCGGCGACTACGAGGGCGACCGGCAGGTCGACGACGCCGAAGTGGCGGTCGCCCACGGTACCGGGGGCTTACTTTCCTCGAGCAGCACCGTCGTCTTACGGAGGGAAGCATGA
- a CDS encoding OB-fold domain-containing protein, translated as MSAPVEDRRESWDGPVPVPTGATVPFWEGTLEGDLRYQECDCGNRQLYPRAVCTDCGAEDPPFEESEGVGTIYTYTVCHVPGEPGFADRTPYIVGAIELAEGPRLLALLDADPDVLEIGASVAVTFWRLSDEAAMPVFVPE; from the coding sequence ATGAGCGCCCCAGTCGAGGATCGCCGCGAGTCGTGGGACGGACCGGTTCCCGTTCCGACCGGCGCGACGGTCCCCTTCTGGGAGGGGACGCTCGAGGGCGACCTGCGCTATCAGGAATGCGACTGTGGCAACCGCCAGTTGTACCCCCGGGCGGTCTGTACCGACTGCGGGGCCGAGGACCCGCCGTTCGAGGAGAGCGAGGGCGTCGGGACGATCTACACGTACACCGTCTGCCACGTCCCCGGCGAACCGGGCTTCGCCGATCGGACGCCGTACATCGTCGGCGCGATCGAGCTGGCCGAGGGGCCGCGCCTGCTCGCGCTGCTCGACGCCGATCCCGACGTCCTCGAGATCGGCGCGTCGGTCGCGGTCACCTTCTGGCGGCTCTCCGACGAGGCGGCGATGCCGGTGTTCGTGCCGGAGTAG